In Companilactobacillus allii, one genomic interval encodes:
- a CDS encoding ParB/RepB/Spo0J family partition protein, with translation MASNKNKKGLGKGIDAIFSEFEAIDENSETVVDLSLEDIRPNPYQPRKTFDEHALNELAKSIEQNGVFQPIIVRESVNGFEIIAGERRFRASKIAKQTTVPAIVRPLSESGMMEIAVLENLQREDLTPLEEADAYKTLITKLNLTQEQVSQRLGKSRPYIANYLRLLNLPEATKKLVQHGDLSMGQARTLLSLKDKEQIDKLAKRAVSEDLTVRQLEQLATETKHDIKKKKKVSKSKSPYIRATEEKLVEKFDTGVAVKETRGGHGKLEIDFSNTNDLNRILDILGISLD, from the coding sequence ATGGCATCAAACAAAAATAAAAAAGGTTTGGGAAAAGGAATCGATGCGATTTTTTCTGAATTTGAAGCTATTGATGAAAATTCAGAGACAGTTGTAGACTTGTCACTTGAAGATATCCGTCCTAATCCTTACCAACCAAGAAAGACTTTTGATGAACACGCTTTGAATGAATTGGCAAAATCCATTGAGCAAAACGGTGTATTCCAACCAATTATTGTTCGTGAAAGTGTTAATGGATTTGAGATTATTGCTGGTGAACGTCGTTTCCGTGCAAGTAAAATTGCTAAGCAAACAACAGTACCAGCAATCGTTCGTCCACTAAGTGAATCAGGCATGATGGAAATTGCTGTGTTGGAGAATTTACAACGTGAAGATCTGACACCTCTAGAAGAAGCAGATGCATATAAAACTTTGATCACAAAATTAAATTTGACTCAAGAACAAGTGTCACAACGCCTTGGTAAGAGTCGTCCATATATTGCCAATTATTTGAGGCTGTTGAATCTTCCAGAAGCAACCAAGAAACTAGTTCAACACGGTGACTTATCAATGGGCCAAGCAAGAACTTTGTTGAGTTTAAAAGATAAAGAACAAATTGATAAATTAGCAAAGCGTGCAGTTAGCGAAGATTTGACTGTTAGACAACTTGAACAATTAGCTACAGAAACTAAGCATGATATTAAGAAAAAGAAAAAAGTTTCAAAATCAAAATCACCATATATCCGTGCAACTGAAGAGAAATTGGTAGAGAAATTTGATACTGGTGTTGCTGTTAAGGAAACACGTGGTGGTCATGGAAAACTAGAGAT
- a CDS encoding ParA family protein: MARKISVANQKGGVGKTTTTINLGACLTDLGQKVLIVDIDPQGNATSGLGIKKANVEKDVYDVLVNEYPLAKTIIHSNHKNLDIVPATIQLAGAEMELTTMMARETRLRAGLEEVDDKYDIVLIDCPPSLGQLSTNAFTASDSIIIPVQSEYYALEGLSQLLNTIRLVQKHFNNNLAIEGVLLTMLDARTNLGAQVVEEVKSYFGDRVYKAIVPRNTRLAEAPSYGLPIVDFDDKSRGAQAYCDLAKEVLKRNGIKQK, encoded by the coding sequence ATGGCACGAAAAATATCCGTTGCGAACCAAAAGGGTGGTGTAGGTAAAACAACAACTACTATCAACCTTGGTGCGTGCTTAACTGACTTAGGTCAAAAAGTTTTGATAGTAGATATTGACCCACAAGGTAATGCTACTAGTGGTTTGGGTATTAAAAAAGCTAACGTTGAAAAAGATGTTTATGACGTTTTAGTAAATGAATATCCACTTGCCAAAACAATTATTCATTCTAATCATAAGAATCTAGACATCGTACCAGCCACGATCCAATTGGCCGGTGCTGAAATGGAATTAACTACAATGATGGCTAGAGAAACTAGACTTAGAGCTGGATTAGAAGAGGTCGATGACAAATACGATATTGTCTTGATTGATTGTCCACCTTCATTAGGTCAGCTATCTACCAATGCTTTTACTGCATCAGATTCTATAATTATTCCTGTTCAGAGTGAATATTATGCTTTGGAAGGATTGAGCCAGTTACTCAATACAATTCGACTAGTTCAAAAGCACTTCAATAATAATCTAGCTATCGAAGGGGTACTTCTAACTATGTTAGATGCCAGAACTAACCTTGGTGCACAAGTTGTCGAAGAAGTTAAATCTTACTTCGGTGATAGAGTTTATAAAGCAATCGTGCCACGTAATACGAGATTGGCTGAAGCACCTAGTTATGGATTACCAATTGTTGATTTTGATGACAAATCACGTGGGGCACAGGCTTATTGTGATCTTGCTAAGGAGGTGTTAAAACGTAATGGCATCAAACAAAAATAA
- the rsmG gene encoding 16S rRNA (guanine(527)-N(7))-methyltransferase RsmG, with protein sequence MRPEEFYQALAQKNIELTDKQKEQFEIYFHELVETNKVMNLTTITEINQVYLKHFYDSLVLDFVDERLLSDELTLCDVGSGAGFPSIPLKIINPKLKITIIDSLNKRIKFLDSLVKKLELDDVTLVHGRAEEVGKNKLYREKFDIVTARAVAALNVLNELCLPFTRVGGTFIAMKSEKAPEEVEQAKYSIQVLGGSIKDQKSFELPNDEGLRNFVFIYKEKNTPAKYPRKPGTPSRKPLVK encoded by the coding sequence ATGAGACCAGAAGAATTCTATCAAGCTTTAGCCCAAAAGAACATTGAACTTACTGATAAACAAAAGGAACAATTCGAAATATATTTTCATGAGTTAGTGGAAACTAATAAAGTCATGAATCTAACGACGATTACAGAAATAAACCAAGTTTATTTGAAACACTTCTATGATTCGTTGGTTTTGGATTTTGTGGACGAAAGACTTTTGAGCGACGAACTAACACTTTGTGATGTTGGATCAGGTGCTGGATTCCCATCGATTCCGTTAAAGATTATTAATCCTAAATTGAAAATAACTATTATTGATTCATTGAATAAGAGAATCAAGTTTCTTGATAGCTTAGTTAAAAAATTAGAATTAGATGATGTTACCTTGGTTCATGGACGTGCTGAAGAGGTTGGAAAAAACAAATTATATCGTGAAAAATTCGATATTGTAACGGCAAGAGCCGTTGCAGCATTGAATGTATTAAACGAGCTATGTCTGCCATTCACAAGGGTTGGTGGAACATTCATCGCTATGAAATCTGAAAAAGCACCTGAAGAAGTTGAACAGGCAAAATATTCGATCCAAGTTCTCGGTGGATCAATTAAAGATCAAAAATCATTTGAATTACCAAATGATGAAGGACTTAGAAACTTTGTTTTTATTTACAAAGAAAAGAATACCCCAGCCAAGTATCCTCGTAAACCAGGTACACCTTCTAGAAAACCACTCGTGAAATAG
- a CDS encoding GNAT family N-acetyltransferase, with protein sequence MISVKHTDQLDSKELIDILKARVEVFVVEQNCPYQEVDDDDYNDLHVRLIEDNNLKAYTRIIDKGTKISFGRVLVVKKYRKQGLGEKVVAATIEEIKKRFPSKPIQIQAQAYLQKFYAQFGFKPISKVYLEDSIPHIDMFLEF encoded by the coding sequence ATGATTTCAGTAAAACATACAGATCAACTCGATTCTAAAGAACTGATTGATATATTAAAAGCTCGTGTAGAAGTATTTGTCGTTGAACAAAATTGTCCTTACCAAGAAGTTGATGACGATGACTATAATGATCTACATGTTCGCTTGATTGAAGATAACAATCTCAAAGCTTATACAAGGATTATCGACAAAGGTACAAAAATAAGTTTTGGTCGTGTATTAGTAGTGAAAAAATATCGTAAACAAGGTCTTGGTGAAAAAGTAGTCGCCGCTACAATTGAAGAAATAAAAAAGAGATTTCCAAGTAAACCTATACAAATTCAAGCTCAAGCTTATTTGCAAAAGTTCTATGCTCAATTTGGTTTTAAGCCAATTTCTAAAGTCTATCTGGAAGACAGCATCCCTCATATAGATATGTTTTTGGAATTTTAA
- a CDS encoding MerR family transcriptional regulator, with translation MSEYTTGEIAKKVNVSVRTIQYYDKKNILCPTQITESGRRLYSDNDLNKLKLIMLLKSMGLSLNSIKDILSSNNSTKIMILLLTEQKKSLQSQAKEADQKIKVVDNFLNGLSDMDNFPINSVEDIDYIMNNKQSLRRVHVRMILFGLPIDIVEIATLIYSIKSGNWWIFGLGMLVAIAGACWLTKYYFGSVNYICPNCNTIFKPRFKEAFFAKHTIKTRKLTCPNCGEKDFCVEVFNEDK, from the coding sequence ATGTCTGAATACACGACTGGTGAAATTGCAAAAAAAGTGAATGTTTCCGTTCGAACAATTCAATATTATGACAAGAAGAATATTTTGTGTCCAACTCAGATAACAGAAAGTGGGCGTAGATTATATTCAGATAATGATCTTAACAAATTAAAGCTAATAATGCTTCTAAAAAGTATGGGATTATCATTGAATTCTATCAAGGATATATTATCTAGCAATAATTCAACTAAAATCATGATATTGCTTTTGACAGAACAAAAGAAATCATTACAAAGTCAGGCAAAAGAAGCTGATCAAAAAATAAAAGTTGTCGATAATTTCTTGAATGGACTTTCCGATATGGACAATTTTCCAATCAATTCAGTTGAAGACATAGATTATATTATGAATAATAAACAGTCATTAAGAAGAGTACATGTAAGGATGATCCTTTTTGGATTACCGATTGACATAGTAGAAATTGCTACGCTAATATATTCCATTAAAAGTGGTAACTGGTGGATTTTTGGATTGGGAATGTTGGTTGCTATTGCAGGAGCCTGTTGGTTAACAAAGTACTATTTCGGATCGGTCAATTACATTTGTCCTAACTGTAATACAATATTCAAGCCAAGATTTAAAGAAGCCTTTTTTGCTAAACATACTATAAAAACTAGAAAGTTAACTTGTCCAAATTGTGGTGAAAAAGACTTTTGTGTCGAAGTTTTTAATGAAGATAAATAG